In Streptomyces camelliae, the sequence CATGCTGATCCTCGCCCGCGACCGGCTGAAGGACCCCTCCGCCGGCTACGCCCGCACCTTCCTGCGCCAGCTGGAGGACTGCCTCGGGCTCGCCCACGAGCGGCACGTCAAGATCGTCACCAACGCCGGCGGGCTGAATCCGGCCGGACTCGCCACCGCCGTACGGGAGCTGGCGGAACGGCTCGGCATCCCGGTCCGTGTCGCGCACGTCGAGGGCGACGACCTCGCCGCCGCCCTCCCCCAAGCTCTCGACTTCGCTCGACCAGGGGGGACCCCCATCGGCACCCTCGCCGCCCACGCCTACCTCGGCGGCTTCGGCATCGCCGCATGCCTGCGGGCCGGCGCGGACATCGTCGTCACCGGGCGGGTGACGGACGCGGCCCTGGTCACCGGGCCCGCCGCCGCGCACTTCGGCTGGCAGCCGGGGGAGTACGACCGACTCGCGGGTGCCGTCGTCGCCGGACATGTGCTGGAGTGCGGCACCCAGGCCACCGGCGGCAACTACGCCTTCTTCCAGGAGGGGGACGTACGCCGGCCCGGGTTCCCGCTCGCCGAGGTCCACGCCGACGGCAGCAGCGTCGTCACCAAGCACCCCGGCACCGGCGGCCTGGTCGACGTCGGCACGGTCACCGCGCAGCTGCTGTACGAGACGGGTGGCGGCCGGTACGCCGGGCCCGACGTCACCGCCCGCCTGGACACCGTACGGCTGAGCCAGGACGGGCCGGACCGGGTGCGCATCGAGGGGGTGCGCGGCGAGGCGCCGCCGCCGACGCTCAAGGTCGGGCTCAACCGGCTCGGCGGCTTCCGCAACGAGGTCGGCTTCGTCCTCACCGGACTCGACATCGAGGCCAAGGCCGAACTCGTGCGGGCCCAGTTGGCCGACGCCCTGGCCAAGTCACCGCCCGCCGAGGCCCGTTGGGAGCTGGTGCGGACCGACCGGGCCGACGCCGGCACCGAGGAGACCGCCAGCGCCCTGCTGCGGCTCGTCGTACGGGACCCGGACGAACGGGTCGTCGGGCGGGCGCTGGGCGCGGCCGCCGTGGAGCTGGCGCTGGCCAGCTACCCGGGCTTCCATGTGCTCTCGCCACCCGGGAAGGGCTTCCCTTACGGGGTCTTCGAGGATGTGTACGTCCCCCATGGCGCCGTAGACCACATGGCGGTCCTCTCCGACGGACGCCGTATCCCTGTGGCGCCGCCCCAGGACACCCAGCCCCTGGCTCCCGTACCGGAACCGGCCCTCCCGGACCCGCTCCCCGCCGGACCGACCCGGCGCGCACCCCTCGGGCTGGTCGCCGGGGCCCGCAGCGGGGACAAGGGCGGGAACGCCAACGTCGGCGTCTGGGCCCGTACCGACGACGCCTGGCGGTGGCTCGCGCACGAACTGACCGCCGACCGGTTCCGGCGGCTGATCCCCGAGAGCGCGGAGCTGCCCGTCACCCGGCATCTGCTGCCGAACCTCCGCGCGGTCAACTTCGTCGTCGAGGGCATCCTCGGCGCCGGCGTCGCCGCGCAGGCCCGCTTCGACCCGCAGGCCAAGGCCCTCGGCGAATGGCTGCGCTCCCGCCACCTGGACATCCCGGAGGCCTTGCTGTGACCACCCTGACCTCGGCCCTGGACCCTGGCAGCCCCGACCACCGCGCCCACCGCGAGGCCATGCTCGCCAAGCTCGCCGAACTCGACGCCGAGCACGCCAAGGCGCTCGCCGGCGGAGGCGAGAAGTATGTCCGACGGCACCGCGAGCGCGGCAAGTTGCTCGCCCGGGAGCGGATCGAGCTGCTCCTCGACCCCGACACGCCCTTCCTGGAGCTGTCCCCGCTGGCCGGCTGGGGGAGCGACTATGCGGTCGGCGCCTCGCTCGTCACCGGGATCGGGGTGGTCGAGGGCGTGGAGTGCCTGATCACCGCCAACGACCCGACCGTGCGCGGCGGCGCGAGCAACCCCTGGAGCCTGAAGAAGGCCCTGCGCGCCAACGACATCGCGCTCGCCAACCGGCTGCCCTGCATCAGCCTGGTCGAGTCGGGCGGGGCCGACCTGCCGTCGCAGAAGGAGATCTTCATCCCCGGCGGCGCCATCTTCCGCGACCTCACCCGGCTGTCCGCCGCCGGCATCCCGACCATCGCGGTCGTCTTCGGCAACTCCACCGCCGGCGGCGCCTACGTCCCCGGCATGTCCGACCACGTGATCATGGTCAAGGAGCGGGCGAAGGTGTTCCTCGGCGGGCCGCCGCTGGTGAAGATGGCCACCGGCGAGGAGAGCGACGACGAGTCCCTCGGCGGCGCCGAGATGCACGCGCGCGTGTCGGGCCTCGCCGACCACTTCGCCGTCGACGAGCCGGACGCGCTGCGCCAGGCCCGCCGCGTGGTCGCCCGCCTCAACCACCGCAAGGCCCATCCCGATCCCCCCTTCGCAGAGCCACCCAAATACGACAACGAGGAGCTGCTCGGGATCGTTCCCAGCGACCTCAAGACCCCCTTCGACCCGCGCGAGGTCATCGCCCGGATCGTGGACGCCTCCGACTTCGACGAGTTCAAGCCGCTGTACGGGACCAGTCTGGTGACCGGCTGGGCAGACCTGCACGGCTATCCGGTGGGCATCCTCGCGAACGCCCAAGGGGTCCTCTTCAGCGCCGAGTCGCAGAAGGCCGCCCAGTTCATCCAGCTCGCCAACCAGCGTGACATCCCGCTGCTCTTCCTGCACAACACCACCGGCTACATGGTCGGCAGGGAGTACGAGCAGGGCGGGATCATCAAGCACGGCGCGATGATGATCAACGCCGTCAGCAACAGCCGGGTCCCGCACCTGTCCGTGCTGATGGGCGCGTCGTACGGCGCCGGGCACTACGGCATGTGCGGGCGCGCCTACGACCCCCGCTTCCTGTTCGCCTGGCCCAGCGCCAAGTCCGCCGTCATGGGCCCGCAGCAGCTGGCGGGCGTGCTGTCGATCGTCGCCCGGCAGTCGGCGGCGGCGAAGGGGCAGCCGTACGACGAGGACGCGGACGCGGCGCTGCGCGCCATGGTGGAGCAGCAGATCGAGTCCGAGTCGCTGCCGATGTTCCTGTCCGGGCGGCTGTACGACGACGGCGTCATCGACCCGCGCGACACCCGCACCGTCCTCGGCCTGTGCCTGTCCGCGATCCACACCGCGCCCTACGAGGGCGCACGCGGCGGCTTCGGCGTCTTCCGGATGTGAGGCATCACGTGATTACGACACTGCTCGTCGCCAACCGGGGCGAGATCGCCTGCCGGATCGTCCGCACCTGCCGTGAGGCGGGGATCCGGACGGTCGCCGTGCATTCGGACGCCGACGAAAACGCCCTCCACGCGCGCGTGGCCGACACGGCGGTACGGCTGCCGGGCGCGGCGCCCGCCGAGACGTATCTGCGCGGCGACCTGATCGTGAAGGCCGCGCTGGCCACCGGCGCGGACGCCGTGCACCCCGGCTACGGCTTCCTCTCCGAGAACGCAGACTTCGCGCGCGCGGTCCTCGACGCCGGCCTGACCTGGATCGGCCCGTCCCCCGAGGCCATCGAGGCGATGGCGTCCAAGACGCGGGCGAAGGAGCTGATGGGGCTCGCGCCCCTCGACGCGGCCGACGTCACGCAGGCCGATCTGCCGGTCCTGGTGAAGGCGGCCGCGGGCGGCGGCGGGCGTGGGATGCGGATCGTGCGCCGCCTGGAGGAGCTGAGCACCGCACTGGAGGGCGCGCGCGCCGAGGCCGCGAGCGCCTTCGGTGACGGCGAGGTCTTCGTGGAGCCGTACCTGGAGCACGGCCGCCATGTCGAGGTGCAGATCCTCGCCGACACCCACGGCACCGTCTGGCCACTCGGCACGCGCGACTGCTCGCTCCAGCGCCGGCACCAGAAGGTCATCGAGGAGGCCCCGGCGCCCGGCCTCTCCGAGGGGCTCGCGGAGGAGTTGCGCACGCTGGCCGTACGCGCCGCGCGCTCCGTGTCGTACGTGGGCGCGGGCACCGTCGAGTTCCTCGTCGCCGACGGCCGCGCGCACTTCCTGGAGATGAACACCCGCCTCCAGGTCGAACACCCGGTGACGGAGGAGGTGTTCGGCCTCGACCTGGTCGCCGAGCAACTCCGCATCGCCGAGGGCCGGGCACTGCCGAAAGACCCCCCACGCGCGCGTGGGCACGCGATCGAGGCCCGCCTGTACGCCGAGGACCCCGCGCGCGACTGGACCCCGCAGACCGGCACCCTGCACCGGCTCGCCGTACCGGCCGGCGTCCGCCTGGACACCGGCTACAGCGACGGCGACACCATCGGCGTGCACTACGACCCGATGCTCGCCAAGGTCGTCGCCCACGCCCCCACGCGCGCGGAGGCGCTCCGCAAACTCGCGGGCGCCCTCGACAGCGCCGTGATCCACGGCCCCGCCACCAACCGTGACCTGCTGGTCCGCTCCCTGCGCCACGAGGAGTTCACCGGCGCCCGCATGGACACCGGCTTCTACGCCCGCCACCTCGCCGCCCTCACCTCACCCGCCCCCGACCCGTACGCCCCCCTGGCGGCCGCCCTGGCCGACGCCCACGGCCGCTCCCGCTTCGGCGGCTGGCGCAATCTGCCCTCGCGGCCGCAGGTCAAGCGGTACGAGATGGCGGGCGAGGAGCACGAGGTCCACTACACGCACACGCGTGACGGCCTCACAGCGGAGGGCGTGCGGATCGTGCACGCGGGCGCGCGCGTGGTCGTCCTCGAAGTGGACGGCGTCCAACGCCGGTTCGAGGTCTCCGCGTACGGCAACCAGGTCCATGTCAACGCCACCCGTCTCACCGCCCTCCCCCGCTTCGCCGACCCCACGGCCCACCTGGCCCCAGGCTCCCTGCTCGCCCCCATGCCGGGCACGGTCGTCCGCATCGCCGAGGGCCTGACGGAAGGGGCGCCCGTCCAGGCCGGACAGCCGCTGATCTGGCTGGAAGCGATGAAGATGCAGCACCAGATCTCGGCACCGGCGGCGGGCACGCTGACCGCCCTCCCGGTGACCGCCGGACAGCAAGTGGAGCCAGGAACGCTGCTGGCCGTAGTCGAGGAACCCTCTTCCTAGGAGCCCCATGACGTCCGTCGCCGCATCCGAAGAACACAAGGCCCTACGTGCCGCGGTAGCCGCCCTCGGCACGCGTTACGGCCGCGACTACCTCGCCCGCACGGTCGCCGAAGGCAAACCCCCCGCCGAACTCTGGTCCGACGCCGGCAAACTCGGCTACCTCGGCGTCAACCTCCCGGAGCAGTACGGCGGCGGGGGCGGCGGCATCACCGAACTCTCCATCGTCCTGGAGGAGCTGGGCGCCGCAGGCTCCCCCCTCCTCATGCTCGTCGTCTCCCCGGCCATCTGCGGCACCGTGATCGCCCGCTTCGGCACCGAGGCCCAGAAACAGGCGTGGCTCCCCGGAATCGCCGACGGCACCCGTCTCATGGCCTTCGGCATCACCGAACCCGACGCCGGCTCCAACAGCCACCGCATCACCACCACGGCCCGCCGCGACGGCACCGACTGGCTCCTCACCGGCCGCAAGGTCTTCATCTCCGGTGTCGACATGGCCGACGCCGTCCTGATCGTCGGCCGCACCGAGGACGCCCGTACCGGACGTCTCAAGCCCTGCCTGTTCATCGTCCCGACGGACGCCGAAGGCTTCCACAAGCGCCCGATCGACATGGAACTGAACGCGGCGGAGAAGCAGTTCGAGCTGGTCCTGGACGACGTACGACTGCCCGCCGAGGCGCTCGTCGGCGACGAGGACGCGGGCCTCCTGCAGCTGTTCGCGGGCCTCAACCCCGAGCGGATCATGACGGCCGCCTTCGCGATCGGCATGGGCCGGTACGCCCTCGCAAAGGCCGTCGAGTACGCCCGCGACCGCACCGTCTGGAAGACCCCCATCGGCGCCCACCAGGCCATCGCCCATCCCCTGGCACAGGCGCACATCGACCTGGAACTGGCCCGGCTGATGATGCAGAAGGCGGCCCGTCTCTACGACGCCGGCGACGACATGGGCGCGGGCGAGGCCGCCAACATGGCCAAGTACGCGGCCGGTGAGGCCTGTGTGAAGGCCGTCGACCAGGCCGTGCACACCCTCGGCGGCAACGGCCTCACGCGCGAGTTCGGCCTCGCCTCGCTGATAACGGCCGCGCGCGTGGCTCGTATCGCCCCGGTGAGCCGGGAGATGATTCTCAACTACGTCTCCCATCAGACGCTCGGTCTGCCCAAGTCGTACTGAACCGGGTCGTACTGAGCCGCCGCATCCGCCTGGAGGAACCGTGTTCCGCAGCGAGTACGCAGACGTCCCGCCCGTAGAACTCCCCATCCACGAGGCCGTCCTGGGCCACGCGGCCCGCTTCGGCGAGCAGCCAGCCCTGATCGACGGCACGGACGGCACCACGCTCACGTACGCGCAGCTGGACCGGTTCCACCGGCGCATCGCCGCCGGTCTCGCCGACGCGGGCGTCCGCAAGGGCGATGTCCTCGCCCTGCACAGCCCCAACACGATCGCGTTCCCGACCGCCTTCTACGCGGCCACGCGCGCGGGTGCCTCCGTCACCACGGTGCACCCGCTCGCCACGCCCGAGGAGTTCGCCAAACAGCTCCGCGACAGCGGCGCCCGCTGGATCGTCACCATCTCACCGCTGCTGGGCACGGCCCGCCGGGCCGCCGAACTCTCGGGCGGCATACGGGAGATCTTCGTCTGCGACAGCGCGAGCGGGCACCGGTCCCTGATCGACATGCTCGCGTCCACCGCCCCCGAGCCCCGGCCCGGCATAGACCCGGCCGAGGACGTAGCGGCGCTGCCGTACTCCTCAGGTACCACCGGCATCCCCAAGGGCGTGATGCTCACCCACCGGCAGATCGCCACCAACCTCGCCCAGCTGGAGCCCGCCGTCCCGGCCACCCCCGGCGACCGCATCCTCGCCGTCCTGCCGTTCTTCCACATCTACGGCCTCACCGCCCTGATGAACGCGCCGCTGCGCAAGGGCGCCACGGTCGTCGTGCTGCCCCGCTTCGAGCTGGAGACATTCCTCGCGGCCGTCCAGAACCACCGCATCACCGGCCTGTACGTCGCCCCGCCGATCGTCCTCGCCCTCGCCAAGCACCCCGCGGTCGCCGACTACGACCTGTCCTCGCTGAAGTACGTCATCAGCGCCGCCGCCCCGCTGGACGCGCACCTCGCGCGCGCGTGCGCCGAGCGGCTCGGCCTGCCCCCGATCGGCCAGGCCTACGGCATGACGGAACTGTCACCGGGTTCGCACGTCGTCCCGCTCGCCCGGCTGCACGACGCGCCCGCCGGCACGGTCGGCCGCCTCATCGCCGGCACCGAGATGCGGATCGTCTCCCTGGACGACCCCGGCAAGGACCTCGGCACCGGCGAGGCGGGCGAGATCCTGATCCGCGGCCCCCAGGTGATGCGGGGCTACCTCGGCCGCCCCGACGCCACCACCGCCATGATCGACACCGACGGCTGGCTGCACACCGGAGACGTCGGGCACGTCGACGCCGACGGCTGGCTGTACGTCGTGGACCGGGTGAAGGAGCTGATCAAGTACAAGGGCTTCCAGGTGGCCCCCGCCGAACTGGAGGCGCTGCTCCTGACCCACCCCGGCATCGCCGACGCCGCCGTCATCGGCTCCTACAACGACGACGGCAACGAGATCCCGCACGCCTTCGTCGTCCGCCGGGCCGAGGCCGCCGAGGAGCTGACGGAGAACGAGATCATGCTGTACGTCGCCGAACGGGTCGCGCCCTACAAGCGCGTCCGCCGGATCACCTTCATCGACACCGTCCCGCGCGCGGCCTCCGGCAAGATCCTGCGCCGCGAGCTCAGGGACCTCAGGGAGCACCCGTGAGCTCACCGATCGGCCGCACGCGCGCGCGTGGCGTCGAGACCCTCAGCCTCGACGCCACCGGCACCCGCAACGCGCTCTCCGCCGCCCTCGTCTCCGGCCTCGCGAGCGCGCTGGCCGACTGCGCCGCGGACGAGGACGTACGGGCCGTCGTCCTCACCCACACCGGAAACACCTTCAGCGCGGGCGCCGACCTGCGCGACCCGCCGCACCCCGACGCGCTGGTGGGCCTGCTCCGGCAGATCGTCGAGCTGCCCAGACCGGTCGTCGCCCGGGTCACCGGCCACGTCCGCGCGGGCGGCCTCGGCCTGCTCGCGGCCTGCGACATCGCCGCCGCGTCCCGCACGGCCACCTTCGCCTTCACCGAGGTCCGCATCGGGGTCGCCCCCGCGGTGATCTCCCTGCCGGTGATCCCGCGCACCGACCCCCGCGCTCTGGCCCGCTACTACCTCACCGGCGAACGCTTCGACCCGGCCGAGGCCGTACGCCTGGGCCTGCTGACCACGACGGCGGACGACGTGGACGAGGCACTTGCCCCGATCCTCGACGGCCTGCGCCGCTCCTCGCCGCACGCCCTGGCCGAGACGAAACGGCTGCTCACGGCTAGGGTGCTGGAGACATTCGACCGGGACGCGGCGGAGCTGACCGGGCTCTCGGCCCGGCTGTTCGCCTCCGGCCCGGCCCGGGAGGGGATGACGGCCTTCCTGGAGAAGCGGGACGCGGCGTGGGTGGTGTGACCGGATGAGCATGACGGCGGAGCAGAACCCCGCGCCCAGGGAACGCGACCGCGCGCCCAAACAGGACCGCAGCCGGGCCACCCGGCAGCGGCTCCTGGAGGCGGCCGTGGCCTGCCTGGCCGAGCACGGCTGGGCGGGCTCCACCGTCGCTGTTGTCGCCGAACGCGCCGGCGTCTCCCGGGGCGCCGCCCAGCACCACTTCCCGACCCGCGAGGACCTGTTCACCGCGGCCGTCGAGTACGTCGCCGAGGAGCGCTCCACCGCGCTGCGGGACCTCTTCCCGGACGGCCCCGCCGACCGCCGGGCCGTCGTCGCGGCGCTCGTCGGCCTCTACACCGGCCCGCTCTTCCGCGCCGCCCTGCACCTGTGGGTCGCCGCCTCCAACGAGGACCAGCTCCGCGCGCGCGTGACCGAACTGGAGGCCCGCGTCGGCCGTGAGAGCCACCGCATCGCCGTGGAACTCCTCGGCGCCGACGAGTCCCGCCCCGGCGTCCGCGAGACCGTCCAGGGCCTGCTCGACATGGCCCGCGGCCTCGGCCTCGCCAACCTCCTCACCGACGACACCGCCCGCCGCGAACGGGTCGTCGCCCAGTGGGCCGAACTGCTGGAACAGGCGCTCGGCTGAGCCGTTGTCAGTGGCGGCGGCTACGGTTCTGGCATGGGGGACACGTTTCAGACGATCGTCGATCTCGACGCCACCGCCGCCGAGGCGCCGCGCCTCGCCGGGCGCGTGCTCGACCTGCTCGTGGCGGAGGGCATCGTGCTGGCCGAGCGCGCCGACCGCTCCTTCGGACACCACCTGCCCGGCCCGCGCTGGGACCGCGCGGTCGATCCGGGGGACGCCCGCTGGAAGCCGACCGACGGCCTGACCGTGATCACCGGGCGCACGGTCTTCCACGGCGGCCAGGGCGAGGCCGACTGGGCCCGCTGCCCGCGCTGTACGGCCACGATCCGCCTGTACACCGAGGAGTACGACCGGATCGACGCGGCCTGGGAGCCGTACGGGAGGGCGATGGACCGCTGGGACGAGACCGGCGAGGCCGACGTCGACTGCCCCGCCTGCGCCACCGCCGTCCCCCTGCCCGAGTGGACCTGGGCCTGGGACTACTTCGCCTTCGGACACCTGGGTTTCGAGTTCTGGAACTGGCCGGAGTTCACCGAGGAGTTCGGCACGCTGATAGCCGACGCGCTGGACGGACACCGTACGGTGCGCGTGTGGGGAAAGTTCTGAGCCAGTGAGGCGGGCCACACCCGTATCCGGCGCGGCGCAGTACCCTTGCCGCATGCTTCCGATGCTCGTCCGCCGCCGCCACGTGGACTACGTGCGCGTCACGAGCATGGGCTGTCGGCGCCACTCCGCCTGACCAGCCCCTTCTCCTCTCTTCTTTCCCTTCGTGGCACCCGGGGCCGCCTCACCCTCGGCGGCTGCCCATGCCCCCGTACACCCTGCGGACGCACCCATGACCTCGCTCACCGTGACGGCGACTCCGTCGTACGACCAGCTCCCGATCATCGACCTGTCGGCCGTCGACCGCGGCCCCCAGGCCCGTGCCCTGCTCCACGCCCAGCTGCACAGTGCCGCCCACGACGTCGGCTTCTTCCAGCTCGTCGGGCACGGCGTGACCCGGGCCGAGACCGACGCGCTGCTCACCGCCATGCGCGCCTTCTTCGCCCTCCCCGAGGCCGACCGGCTCGCCCTCGACAACGTGAACTCCCCGCACTTCCGCGGCTACACCCGCACCGGCGACGAGCGCACCGCCGGCGCCCGCGACTGGCGCGACCAGCTCGACATCGGCGCCGAACGCCCCGCCCGCGTCCCCGGCCCCGACGAGCCGCCGTACTGGTGGCTCCAGGGCCCCAACCAGTGGCCGGCCACCCTGCCCGAGCTGCGCACGGCGGCCCTGGCCTGGATCGACCGGCTGAGCGCGGTCGCCGACCGCCTCCTGCGTGAACTGCTGACGGCGATCGGCGCCCCGGCCGACTTCTACGCCCCGGTCTTCGGCGCGCACGCCCACCCGCACCTCAAGCTCGTCCGCTACCCCGGCAGCGCGGGCGACGGCACCGACCAGGGCGTCGGCGCCCACAAGGACTACGGCTTCCTGACCCTGCTCCTGCAGGACACGGTCGGCGGCCTCCAAGTCCAGCGCGAAGACGGCCTCTTCCACGACGTCCCGCCGGTCGAGGGCGCCTTCGTGGTCAACCTCGGCGAACTCCTGGAAGTGGCGACCAACGGCTACCTCCTGGCCACCAACCACCGCGTGGTCAGCCCGCCCGGAGCGACGGAACGCTTCTCGGTCCCGTTCTTCTACAACCCCCGACTGGACGCCCGCATAGACCCGTTGCCGTTCCCGCACGCCGCGCAGGCCCCGGGCGTCACGACGGATCCGTCGAACCCGTTGTACGCCGAGTACGGCTACAACGAGTTGAA encodes:
- a CDS encoding TetR/AcrR family transcriptional regulator; the encoded protein is MTAEQNPAPRERDRAPKQDRSRATRQRLLEAAVACLAEHGWAGSTVAVVAERAGVSRGAAQHHFPTREDLFTAAVEYVAEERSTALRDLFPDGPADRRAVVAALVGLYTGPLFRAALHLWVAASNEDQLRARVTELEARVGRESHRIAVELLGADESRPGVRETVQGLLDMARGLGLANLLTDDTARRERVVAQWAELLEQALG
- a CDS encoding 4-coumarate--CoA ligase family protein; its protein translation is MFRSEYADVPPVELPIHEAVLGHAARFGEQPALIDGTDGTTLTYAQLDRFHRRIAAGLADAGVRKGDVLALHSPNTIAFPTAFYAATRAGASVTTVHPLATPEEFAKQLRDSGARWIVTISPLLGTARRAAELSGGIREIFVCDSASGHRSLIDMLASTAPEPRPGIDPAEDVAALPYSSGTTGIPKGVMLTHRQIATNLAQLEPAVPATPGDRILAVLPFFHIYGLTALMNAPLRKGATVVVLPRFELETFLAAVQNHRITGLYVAPPIVLALAKHPAVADYDLSSLKYVISAAAPLDAHLARACAERLGLPPIGQAYGMTELSPGSHVVPLARLHDAPAGTVGRLIAGTEMRIVSLDDPGKDLGTGEAGEILIRGPQVMRGYLGRPDATTAMIDTDGWLHTGDVGHVDADGWLYVVDRVKELIKYKGFQVAPAELEALLLTHPGIADAAVIGSYNDDGNEIPHAFVVRRAEAAEELTENEIMLYVAERVAPYKRVRRITFIDTVPRAASGKILRRELRDLREHP
- a CDS encoding acyl-CoA carboxylase subunit beta, translating into MTTLTSALDPGSPDHRAHREAMLAKLAELDAEHAKALAGGGEKYVRRHRERGKLLARERIELLLDPDTPFLELSPLAGWGSDYAVGASLVTGIGVVEGVECLITANDPTVRGGASNPWSLKKALRANDIALANRLPCISLVESGGADLPSQKEIFIPGGAIFRDLTRLSAAGIPTIAVVFGNSTAGGAYVPGMSDHVIMVKERAKVFLGGPPLVKMATGEESDDESLGGAEMHARVSGLADHFAVDEPDALRQARRVVARLNHRKAHPDPPFAEPPKYDNEELLGIVPSDLKTPFDPREVIARIVDASDFDEFKPLYGTSLVTGWADLHGYPVGILANAQGVLFSAESQKAAQFIQLANQRDIPLLFLHNTTGYMVGREYEQGGIIKHGAMMINAVSNSRVPHLSVLMGASYGAGHYGMCGRAYDPRFLFAWPSAKSAVMGPQQLAGVLSIVARQSAAAKGQPYDEDADAALRAMVEQQIESESLPMFLSGRLYDDGVIDPRDTRTVLGLCLSAIHTAPYEGARGGFGVFRM
- a CDS encoding acyl-CoA dehydrogenase family protein yields the protein MTSVAASEEHKALRAAVAALGTRYGRDYLARTVAEGKPPAELWSDAGKLGYLGVNLPEQYGGGGGGITELSIVLEELGAAGSPLLMLVVSPAICGTVIARFGTEAQKQAWLPGIADGTRLMAFGITEPDAGSNSHRITTTARRDGTDWLLTGRKVFISGVDMADAVLIVGRTEDARTGRLKPCLFIVPTDAEGFHKRPIDMELNAAEKQFELVLDDVRLPAEALVGDEDAGLLQLFAGLNPERIMTAAFAIGMGRYALAKAVEYARDRTVWKTPIGAHQAIAHPLAQAHIDLELARLMMQKAARLYDAGDDMGAGEAANMAKYAAGEACVKAVDQAVHTLGGNGLTREFGLASLITAARVARIAPVSREMILNYVSHQTLGLPKSY
- a CDS encoding enoyl-CoA hydratase family protein; the encoded protein is MSSPIGRTRARGVETLSLDATGTRNALSAALVSGLASALADCAADEDVRAVVLTHTGNTFSAGADLRDPPHPDALVGLLRQIVELPRPVVARVTGHVRAGGLGLLAACDIAAASRTATFAFTEVRIGVAPAVISLPVIPRTDPRALARYYLTGERFDPAEAVRLGLLTTTADDVDEALAPILDGLRRSSPHALAETKRLLTARVLETFDRDAAELTGLSARLFASGPAREGMTAFLEKRDAAWVV
- a CDS encoding acyclic terpene utilization AtuA family protein, with product MSAPHTPPTPRTPPTPHPLRIGNFSGFYGDRFDALREMLTGGELDVLTGDYLAELTMLILARDRLKDPSAGYARTFLRQLEDCLGLAHERHVKIVTNAGGLNPAGLATAVRELAERLGIPVRVAHVEGDDLAAALPQALDFARPGGTPIGTLAAHAYLGGFGIAACLRAGADIVVTGRVTDAALVTGPAAAHFGWQPGEYDRLAGAVVAGHVLECGTQATGGNYAFFQEGDVRRPGFPLAEVHADGSSVVTKHPGTGGLVDVGTVTAQLLYETGGGRYAGPDVTARLDTVRLSQDGPDRVRIEGVRGEAPPPTLKVGLNRLGGFRNEVGFVLTGLDIEAKAELVRAQLADALAKSPPAEARWELVRTDRADAGTEETASALLRLVVRDPDERVVGRALGAAAVELALASYPGFHVLSPPGKGFPYGVFEDVYVPHGAVDHMAVLSDGRRIPVAPPQDTQPLAPVPEPALPDPLPAGPTRRAPLGLVAGARSGDKGGNANVGVWARTDDAWRWLAHELTADRFRRLIPESAELPVTRHLLPNLRAVNFVVEGILGAGVAAQARFDPQAKALGEWLRSRHLDIPEALL
- a CDS encoding acetyl/propionyl/methylcrotonyl-CoA carboxylase subunit alpha, with protein sequence MITTLLVANRGEIACRIVRTCREAGIRTVAVHSDADENALHARVADTAVRLPGAAPAETYLRGDLIVKAALATGADAVHPGYGFLSENADFARAVLDAGLTWIGPSPEAIEAMASKTRAKELMGLAPLDAADVTQADLPVLVKAAAGGGGRGMRIVRRLEELSTALEGARAEAASAFGDGEVFVEPYLEHGRHVEVQILADTHGTVWPLGTRDCSLQRRHQKVIEEAPAPGLSEGLAEELRTLAVRAARSVSYVGAGTVEFLVADGRAHFLEMNTRLQVEHPVTEEVFGLDLVAEQLRIAEGRALPKDPPRARGHAIEARLYAEDPARDWTPQTGTLHRLAVPAGVRLDTGYSDGDTIGVHYDPMLAKVVAHAPTRAEALRKLAGALDSAVIHGPATNRDLLVRSLRHEEFTGARMDTGFYARHLAALTSPAPDPYAPLAAALADAHGRSRFGGWRNLPSRPQVKRYEMAGEEHEVHYTHTRDGLTAEGVRIVHAGARVVVLEVDGVQRRFEVSAYGNQVHVNATRLTALPRFADPTAHLAPGSLLAPMPGTVVRIAEGLTEGAPVQAGQPLIWLEAMKMQHQISAPAAGTLTALPVTAGQQVEPGTLLAVVEEPSS
- a CDS encoding isopenicillin N synthase family dioxygenase; translation: MTSLTVTATPSYDQLPIIDLSAVDRGPQARALLHAQLHSAAHDVGFFQLVGHGVTRAETDALLTAMRAFFALPEADRLALDNVNSPHFRGYTRTGDERTAGARDWRDQLDIGAERPARVPGPDEPPYWWLQGPNQWPATLPELRTAALAWIDRLSAVADRLLRELLTAIGAPADFYAPVFGAHAHPHLKLVRYPGSAGDGTDQGVGAHKDYGFLTLLLQDTVGGLQVQREDGLFHDVPPVEGAFVVNLGELLEVATNGYLLATNHRVVSPPGATERFSVPFFYNPRLDARIDPLPFPHAAQAPGVTTDPSNPLYAEYGYNELKGKLRAHPLVAERHHGHLLTPAA